In one Cloacibacillus porcorum genomic region, the following are encoded:
- the codA gene encoding cytosine deaminase: protein MLIKNIFIENSTEAKDIRVTDGKFEEIKAGLAARGGEEVVDCTGKMALPPFIESHVHLDTCLTAGDPVWNISGTLFEGIECWSKRKEKLSKNDVKERARRAVQMQAANGVQFVRTHVDVTDPSLVAMEGMLELKEELKDYVDIQIVAFPQEGIKSYPNGETLMENAVKMGADCVGAIPHFEFTREYAVESVDFCVKLAEKYGRLVDVHCDEIDDEQSKGLEVLACRALESGMKDMVTASHTTAMHSYNNAYCGKLFRLLRMSDINFVCNPLVNTHLQGRFDTYPKRRGVTRVKELLANGNNVSFGHDDIFDPWYPLGSGNMRDVIHMGLHVCQMMGYQEIMDSYRLCTHNAAKTLHLGESYGIREGNPASFIVLDGDNFYNALNKKGEILYSYNRGRLIASAEPAVRKVMF from the coding sequence ATGCTGATAAAAAACATATTTATTGAAAATTCCACAGAGGCGAAAGACATCCGCGTTACGGACGGCAAATTTGAAGAGATAAAGGCCGGTCTTGCCGCGCGCGGCGGGGAAGAGGTCGTCGACTGCACGGGAAAGATGGCGCTGCCGCCCTTCATCGAGAGCCACGTCCACCTAGATACCTGCCTCACCGCCGGCGATCCCGTCTGGAACATATCGGGGACGCTCTTTGAAGGCATCGAATGCTGGAGCAAACGCAAAGAAAAACTTTCAAAGAACGACGTCAAGGAGCGCGCGCGCCGCGCCGTGCAGATGCAGGCCGCGAACGGCGTGCAGTTCGTCCGCACCCACGTCGACGTGACCGACCCCTCGCTGGTGGCTATGGAGGGGATGCTCGAACTCAAAGAAGAGCTTAAAGACTACGTCGACATCCAGATAGTCGCCTTCCCGCAGGAGGGGATAAAAAGCTATCCCAACGGCGAGACGCTGATGGAAAACGCGGTTAAGATGGGGGCCGACTGCGTCGGCGCGATCCCGCATTTTGAATTTACCCGCGAATACGCCGTCGAGTCGGTCGACTTCTGCGTGAAGCTCGCGGAAAAATATGGCCGCCTCGTCGACGTCCACTGCGACGAGATAGACGACGAACAGTCGAAGGGGCTTGAAGTGCTCGCCTGCCGCGCCCTTGAAAGCGGCATGAAGGACATGGTGACGGCCAGCCACACGACGGCAATGCACAGCTACAACAACGCCTACTGCGGCAAACTCTTCCGCCTCCTGCGCATGAGCGACATAAACTTTGTCTGCAACCCGCTCGTTAATACGCATTTGCAGGGGCGCTTCGACACCTATCCCAAACGCCGCGGTGTGACGCGCGTCAAGGAGCTGCTCGCCAACGGCAACAACGTCTCCTTTGGCCACGACGACATCTTTGACCCCTGGTATCCGCTCGGCAGCGGCAACATGCGCGACGTCATCCACATGGGGCTGCACGTCTGCCAGATGATGGGCTATCAGGAGATAATGGATTCATACCGCCTCTGTACCCACAACGCGGCGAAGACGCTCCATCTCGGTGAAAGCTACGGCATCCGCGAGGGAAACCCCGCGAGCTTCATCGTCCTTGACGGTGACAACTTCTACAACGCGCTCAACAAAAAGGGCGAGATACTCTATTCATACAACAGGGGACGCCTCATCGCCTCCGCGGAACCGGCGGTAAGAAAGGTAATGTTTTAA
- the codB gene encoding cytosine permease produces MSEQTTAKKVIADSECSLSAVPAAKKVQGLWAAMVVLVGFTFFSPSMTAGGNLGIGLTLNGFLLAMILGNAFLGVYCGLLGYIGQKTGLTLDLMAHRSFGEKGSYLPSALISFTQIGWFGVGVAMFAIPVSGLTGGRIPVWALIIITGTVMTATAYLGIRALAVLGSIAVPLIAVLGLYSVGWGVDKVGGFMNVFAQIPQKPISLATGIAIVVGSFISGGTATPNFTRFSKTPRVAVLATVVAFFVGNSVMMIFGAVGGAVTGVADIFDILILQGLAIPAILTLGLNIWTTNNNALYTAGLGVSNITKIPNKPLVLLSGAAGTLTAVWLYYNFVGMLNLLSGMIPPVGAVLILHYFLHKDEYYKPAVNGPAVNLAGVLAVAAGSLVGIFVTCGIKPVNSLAAAALVFLVLDRLTAKKS; encoded by the coding sequence ATGAGTGAACAGACGACAGCGAAAAAAGTGATTGCGGACAGCGAGTGCTCTCTCTCCGCGGTGCCTGCCGCGAAAAAGGTGCAGGGACTCTGGGCGGCGATGGTTGTCCTCGTGGGCTTCACCTTCTTCTCGCCGAGCATGACCGCGGGCGGCAACCTCGGCATCGGGCTTACGCTCAACGGATTCCTCCTCGCGATGATCCTGGGCAACGCCTTCCTCGGCGTCTACTGCGGCCTGCTGGGGTACATCGGACAGAAGACGGGGCTCACGCTCGACCTGATGGCCCACCGTTCCTTTGGCGAAAAGGGCTCCTACCTGCCCTCCGCGCTCATCAGCTTCACGCAGATCGGCTGGTTCGGCGTCGGCGTCGCGATGTTCGCGATCCCCGTATCCGGGCTGACCGGCGGCCGGATTCCCGTCTGGGCGCTCATAATCATCACGGGAACGGTAATGACGGCCACCGCCTACCTGGGGATCAGGGCGCTCGCGGTACTTGGCTCGATCGCCGTTCCGCTGATCGCCGTTCTCGGCCTCTACTCGGTCGGCTGGGGGGTGGATAAGGTCGGCGGCTTCATGAACGTATTTGCCCAGATACCACAGAAACCGATCAGCCTCGCGACGGGCATCGCCATTGTCGTCGGCTCCTTCATCTCCGGCGGCACCGCGACGCCGAACTTTACCCGCTTCTCCAAGACGCCGCGCGTGGCGGTCCTTGCCACCGTCGTCGCCTTCTTTGTCGGCAACTCCGTCATGATGATCTTCGGCGCGGTCGGCGGAGCGGTGACAGGCGTCGCCGACATCTTTGACATCCTGATTCTTCAGGGGCTGGCCATACCCGCGATCCTCACCCTCGGGCTGAACATCTGGACCACCAACAACAACGCGCTCTATACGGCGGGTCTCGGCGTCTCGAACATCACCAAGATACCAAACAAGCCCCTCGTTCTGCTCAGTGGCGCGGCGGGAACCCTGACCGCAGTCTGGCTCTACTATAACTTCGTCGGGATGCTGAACCTGCTCTCCGGCATGATTCCCCCCGTCGGTGCGGTGCTCATCCTTCACTACTTCCTGCATAAAGATGAATACTACAAACCCGCCGTAAACGGTCCCGCGGTCAATCTGGCTGGCGTCCTAGCGGTGGCGGCGGGATCGCTGGTCGGCATCTTCGTCACCTGCGGCATAAAGCCCGTCAACTCGCTGGCCGCGGCGGCGCTGGTATTTCTCGTCCTCGACCGCCTGACCGCGAAAAAGAGCTAA
- a CDS encoding ABC transporter permease, whose translation MNNSKKTYLAALLPFAAVVLLFELMPVAGVVMRSFMEENGGGLTLTHYASIFTKRLYRVAVMNSLWVAAASSLIGLFAAFWGAKSCREAKPGTKNIFLSVLNMTSNFSGIPLAFSYIILFGNVGVLVMFGKNHGIEALANFNIYSIRGLLLCYIYFQIPLATLLLIPAFDALKKEWREAAALLGGGAAAFWLRVGLPNLLPSLLGTFSILFANAIAAFATAYALMQNNFQLLPIRISEQFVGDVVQRKEFGSALAVVLMLMMVATIAANGMILKKRGGRG comes from the coding sequence TTGAATAACAGCAAAAAGACCTACCTTGCCGCGCTGCTTCCCTTCGCCGCCGTGGTGCTGCTCTTCGAGCTGATGCCGGTGGCGGGCGTCGTCATGCGGAGCTTCATGGAGGAGAACGGCGGCGGCCTCACCCTCACGCACTACGCCTCGATTTTCACTAAAAGGCTCTATCGCGTCGCGGTGATGAACAGCCTCTGGGTGGCGGCCGCCTCGTCGCTTATCGGCCTCTTTGCCGCCTTCTGGGGCGCGAAAAGCTGTCGCGAGGCGAAGCCGGGGACGAAGAACATATTCCTCAGCGTGCTGAACATGACCTCGAATTTCTCTGGCATCCCGCTTGCCTTTTCATACATAATCCTCTTCGGCAACGTCGGCGTGCTCGTGATGTTCGGCAAAAACCACGGCATCGAGGCGCTTGCGAACTTCAACATTTACAGCATCAGGGGGCTGCTGCTCTGCTACATCTACTTCCAGATCCCGCTCGCGACGCTGCTTCTGATCCCCGCCTTCGACGCGCTCAAAAAGGAGTGGCGCGAGGCGGCGGCGCTCCTTGGCGGCGGCGCGGCGGCATTCTGGCTGCGGGTCGGCCTGCCGAACCTGCTTCCGAGTCTGCTCGGGACCTTCAGCATCCTCTTCGCGAACGCGATCGCCGCCTTCGCGACGGCCTACGCGCTGATGCAGAACAACTTCCAGCTGCTGCCGATAAGGATATCGGAGCAGTTTGTCGGCGACGTCGTGCAGCGTAAGGAGTTCGGCTCCGCGCTTGCCGTCGTGCTCATGCTGATGATGGTGGCGACGATCGCCGCGAACGGCATGATACTTAAAAAGAGAGGCGGGAGGGGCTGA
- a CDS encoding [FeFe] hydrogenase, group A, with product MDTKKYMMIDGLPVEIEDEKNILEVIRKAGIKLPTFCYYSELSIYGACRMCMVENKWGGLDAACSTPPKEGMEIWTNTGRLRKYRKMILELLLADHCRDCTTCNNNGKCKLQDLAMRFNIEGVRFPNGAETPRRDESSLCITRDHNKCILCGDCVRMCNEIQQVGAIDFAGRGSKMTISTVFDIPICESVCVGCGQCAAVCPTGAIVIKNDSARVWKALDEKETRVSVQIAPAVRVALGKELGIGDGENAMGLIVAALRRMGFNEVFDTSTGADLTVLEESAEFLARLGKGEHEMPLFTSCCPAWVSYAEKNEPEVVKNLSTCRSPMQMFAAVIKEHHKHSPRKHVHVAVMPCTAKKAEAAREEFRGELGPDVDYVITTQELIQMIKESGIVFSELEPEAVDMPFGTMSGAGVIFGVTGGVTEAVLRRVISDKSAAALRTIAFKGVRGGEGIKVATVKYGDRELKIAVVSGLGNAHELIKRIKEGEHYDFVEVMACPGGCVCGAGQPFILREGKVSRAKGLYSADKMSSIKRSEENPLMLSLYSGLLKGRVHELLHVHYHAKEA from the coding sequence ATGGATACGAAAAAATATATGATGATAGACGGGCTCCCCGTTGAAATAGAGGACGAAAAGAATATCCTTGAGGTTATCCGCAAGGCTGGTATCAAGCTTCCGACCTTCTGCTACTATTCGGAGCTCTCCATCTACGGCGCCTGCCGCATGTGCATGGTGGAGAATAAATGGGGCGGTCTTGACGCGGCCTGCTCGACCCCGCCCAAAGAGGGTATGGAGATATGGACGAACACCGGCCGTCTCCGCAAATACCGCAAGATGATCCTTGAACTTCTGCTCGCCGACCACTGCCGCGACTGCACCACCTGCAACAATAACGGCAAATGCAAATTACAGGACCTCGCGATGCGCTTCAACATCGAGGGCGTGCGTTTCCCGAACGGAGCGGAGACGCCCCGCCGCGACGAGTCGTCGCTCTGTATCACGCGCGACCACAACAAGTGCATCCTCTGCGGCGACTGCGTGAGAATGTGCAACGAAATACAGCAGGTCGGCGCGATCGACTTCGCGGGGCGCGGCTCAAAAATGACGATCAGCACCGTCTTTGACATCCCCATCTGCGAAAGCGTCTGCGTCGGCTGCGGCCAGTGCGCCGCCGTCTGCCCGACGGGCGCGATCGTGATAAAGAACGACAGCGCGCGGGTCTGGAAGGCGCTCGACGAAAAAGAGACGCGCGTCTCCGTGCAGATAGCCCCCGCGGTGCGCGTCGCGCTCGGCAAAGAGCTTGGCATCGGCGACGGCGAAAACGCGATGGGGCTCATCGTCGCGGCGCTGCGCCGGATGGGCTTCAACGAGGTATTTGACACCTCGACGGGCGCGGACCTCACGGTGCTTGAAGAATCGGCGGAGTTTCTCGCGCGTCTCGGCAAGGGCGAACACGAGATGCCGCTCTTCACCTCCTGCTGTCCCGCCTGGGTCAGCTACGCGGAAAAGAACGAGCCGGAAGTGGTTAAAAACCTCTCCACCTGCCGCTCGCCGATGCAGATGTTCGCCGCGGTGATTAAGGAACACCACAAACATTCGCCGAGAAAGCATGTACATGTGGCGGTCATGCCCTGCACGGCGAAAAAGGCGGAGGCGGCGCGCGAGGAATTCCGCGGCGAGCTGGGACCCGACGTTGACTACGTAATCACCACGCAGGAGCTCATTCAGATGATAAAAGAGTCCGGCATCGTATTCTCAGAGCTTGAGCCGGAGGCGGTCGACATGCCCTTCGGCACGATGAGCGGCGCTGGCGTCATCTTCGGAGTCACAGGCGGCGTCACCGAGGCGGTACTGCGCCGGGTAATCTCTGACAAATCGGCGGCGGCGCTCCGTACGATCGCCTTTAAAGGTGTGCGCGGCGGCGAGGGAATCAAAGTGGCGACGGTGAAATACGGGGACAGGGAGCTTAAGATTGCGGTGGTCAGCGGCCTTGGAAACGCCCATGAGCTGATAAAACGCATCAAGGAGGGCGAACACTACGACTTTGTGGAGGTCATGGCCTGCCCCGGCGGCTGTGTCTGCGGCGCTGGACAGCCCTTCATCCTCCGCGAAGGCAAAGTGAGCCGCGCCAAGGGACTCTACTCGGCGGACAAGATGTCGAGCATCAAACGTTCGGAGGAGAACCCGCTCATGCTTTCGCTCTACAGCGGGCTGCTGAAGGGGCGCGTCCACGAGCTGCTCCACGTACACTACCACGCGAAGGAGGCATAG
- the groES gene encoding co-chaperone GroES produces MKLKPLGDRIVVKAAPNEEKTKGGLVLPDTVKEKPVEGIVVAVGAGKVLDNGSRQPMEVKVDDKVIYSKYSGTEVKVDDETYLIIGERDVLAVVEK; encoded by the coding sequence ATGAAACTTAAGCCACTTGGAGACAGAATCGTAGTAAAGGCAGCGCCGAACGAAGAGAAGACAAAGGGAGGCCTCGTGCTTCCGGATACAGTGAAAGAGAAGCCCGTCGAAGGGATCGTCGTGGCGGTCGGAGCCGGTAAGGTTCTTGACAACGGCTCACGTCAGCCGATGGAAGTCAAAGTTGACGACAAGGTCATCTACAGCAAATATTCAGGAACCGAAGTCAAGGTCGACGACGAGACATACCTCATTATCGGTGAAAGAGACGTTCTCGCGGTAGTCGAGAAGTAA
- a CDS encoding ABC transporter substrate-binding protein, producing MNRKVMIGAAVAVVIIAVFAFTQMQPGKESAGKVDLNSLTVAELQKKAQEEGRVESVGMPDSWANWVGTWTDLKDKFGIEHADVDMSSAEELAIFEAEKENATKDIGDVGQSFGPLAESKGLTLPYKTSYWDEIPEWAKDDNGDWLIGYYGTIAVITNRKLVPNPPKSFADILEGEYMVTPGNVAQATQAQCALLAAAIANGGSETNLQPGFDFFRKLAEQGRIDMGEPNVARLEKGEIACYFVWDYNALGYRDQFKANNPEAEYDVCIPADGSVQSGYATIINAYTKRPHAAAFTREYILSDAGQINLARGYATPIRGSVELPDDVKAKMLPSEQYAKARPISDFKAWEEAAKSLGTKWQEEVMAYAK from the coding sequence TTGAACAGGAAAGTTATGATCGGAGCGGCGGTTGCCGTCGTAATTATCGCGGTATTCGCCTTTACGCAGATGCAGCCGGGCAAAGAGAGCGCCGGCAAGGTTGACCTCAACAGCCTCACCGTCGCGGAACTTCAGAAAAAGGCGCAGGAAGAGGGCCGGGTGGAATCTGTCGGTATGCCCGACTCATGGGCGAACTGGGTAGGGACCTGGACGGACCTCAAGGATAAATTCGGTATCGAGCACGCCGACGTGGACATGTCCTCGGCGGAGGAGCTGGCGATCTTCGAGGCGGAGAAAGAAAACGCCACGAAGGACATCGGCGACGTGGGGCAGTCCTTCGGACCGCTCGCGGAGAGCAAAGGGCTCACGCTTCCCTACAAGACGAGCTACTGGGACGAGATTCCCGAATGGGCGAAGGACGACAACGGCGACTGGCTGATCGGCTACTACGGGACCATCGCCGTCATCACCAACAGGAAACTCGTTCCCAACCCGCCGAAATCATTCGCCGACATCCTCGAGGGCGAATATATGGTGACCCCAGGCAACGTCGCGCAGGCGACGCAGGCTCAGTGCGCGCTGCTTGCGGCGGCGATCGCCAACGGCGGCTCGGAGACCAACCTCCAGCCGGGCTTCGACTTCTTCAGGAAACTCGCCGAGCAGGGACGCATCGACATGGGCGAGCCCAACGTCGCGCGCCTCGAAAAGGGCGAGATAGCCTGCTACTTCGTCTGGGACTACAACGCGCTCGGCTACCGTGACCAGTTCAAGGCAAACAACCCCGAAGCGGAATATGACGTCTGCATCCCCGCCGACGGCTCCGTGCAGAGCGGCTACGCGACGATAATCAACGCCTACACGAAACGCCCGCACGCCGCGGCCTTCACGCGTGAATACATCCTCAGCGACGCCGGTCAGATAAACCTCGCGCGCGGCTACGCGACGCCGATCAGAGGCAGTGTGGAGCTTCCCGACGACGTAAAGGCTAAGATGCTCCCGTCGGAACAGTACGCGAAGGCGCGCCCCATCTCGGACTTCAAGGCCTGGGAAGAGGCGGCCAAGAGTCTGGGGACAAAATGGCAGGAAGAGGTAATGGCCTACGCGAAGTAG
- the groL gene encoding chaperonin GroEL (60 kDa chaperone family; promotes refolding of misfolded polypeptides especially under stressful conditions; forms two stacked rings of heptamers to form a barrel-shaped 14mer; ends can be capped by GroES; misfolded proteins enter the barrel where they are refolded when GroES binds) — protein sequence MAKTLLFREDARRSMERGINKVADTVGITLGPKGRNVVLEKKFGSPTITNDGVTIAKEIELEDPFENMGAQLIKEVASKTNDVAGDGTTTATVLARAMIREGIKNVAAGANGMQLRKGMEDATAVVVEELKKQASPVKGHKKTAQVAAISANDKKVGELIAEAMEKVGEEGVITVEDSKSLGTTLETVEGLQFDKGYLSPYMITNPDRMEAVLDDANILIVDGKISNVKDMLPVLEKSVQLAKPLLIIAEDVEGEALATLVVNKLRGILQVVAVKAPGFGDRRKAMLQDIATVTGATVISEEVGRKLDSADVADLGHAKKIKVTKEDTTIVEGAGDSTAIKDRAAQIKKELADSTSEYDKEKLQERLAKLVGGVAVIQVGAATETEQKELKLRIEDALNSTRAAVEEGIVPGGGVALVGCTKVLDKEIAKLEGDLRTGAQIVRKALTEPLYLIAHNSGMQGDVIIEKVKTLKEGQGLDATTGEYVDMIEAGIIDPVKVTRSALQNASSIAAMILTTDAVVADKPEKKDTLGDMAGGMGGMGGMGGMDY from the coding sequence ATGGCAAAGACACTGCTTTTCAGAGAAGACGCACGCCGCTCAATGGAGCGCGGAATCAATAAAGTCGCGGATACCGTAGGAATCACCCTTGGCCCCAAGGGACGCAACGTCGTCCTGGAGAAGAAGTTCGGCTCGCCGACCATCACCAACGACGGCGTGACGATCGCGAAGGAGATCGAGCTCGAAGATCCGTTCGAGAATATGGGCGCCCAGCTCATCAAAGAGGTAGCCTCTAAGACCAACGACGTAGCCGGTGACGGTACCACGACGGCCACGGTGCTCGCCCGCGCGATGATCCGCGAGGGAATCAAGAACGTAGCGGCCGGCGCGAACGGCATGCAGCTCCGCAAGGGTATGGAAGACGCGACCGCGGTCGTCGTTGAAGAGCTCAAGAAGCAGGCTTCGCCCGTCAAGGGACACAAGAAGACCGCGCAGGTAGCCGCCATCTCCGCCAACGACAAGAAGGTCGGAGAGCTCATCGCCGAAGCGATGGAGAAGGTCGGCGAAGAGGGCGTCATCACCGTTGAAGACAGCAAGAGCCTCGGCACGACGCTGGAGACCGTCGAGGGACTCCAGTTCGACAAGGGCTACCTCAGCCCCTACATGATCACGAACCCCGACCGTATGGAAGCCGTACTCGACGACGCGAACATCCTCATCGTCGACGGAAAGATCTCAAACGTGAAAGATATGCTCCCCGTCCTTGAAAAGAGCGTCCAGCTTGCGAAGCCGCTCCTCATCATCGCCGAGGACGTCGAGGGCGAAGCGCTGGCGACACTCGTCGTCAACAAGCTCCGCGGAATACTCCAGGTCGTAGCCGTCAAGGCCCCCGGCTTCGGCGACCGCAGAAAGGCGATGCTCCAGGATATCGCCACCGTGACCGGCGCGACGGTCATCAGCGAAGAGGTCGGACGCAAGCTTGACAGCGCCGACGTCGCAGACCTTGGCCACGCGAAGAAGATAAAGGTCACCAAAGAAGACACGACGATCGTCGAGGGCGCGGGAGATTCCACGGCCATTAAGGACCGCGCCGCGCAGATCAAGAAGGAACTCGCCGACTCCACCTCGGAGTACGACAAAGAGAAGCTCCAGGAGCGTCTCGCGAAACTTGTCGGCGGCGTAGCGGTCATCCAGGTCGGAGCCGCGACGGAGACGGAGCAGAAGGAACTCAAGCTCCGCATAGAGGACGCGCTCAACTCAACGCGCGCCGCGGTTGAAGAGGGCATCGTCCCCGGCGGCGGAGTGGCGCTCGTCGGCTGCACGAAGGTTCTTGACAAAGAGATCGCGAAACTTGAGGGCGACCTCCGTACCGGAGCGCAGATCGTACGCAAGGCGCTCACCGAGCCCCTCTACCTCATCGCCCACAACAGCGGCATGCAGGGCGACGTCATCATCGAAAAGGTCAAGACCCTCAAAGAGGGACAGGGCCTTGACGCGACGACCGGCGAATATGTCGACATGATCGAAGCGGGCATCATCGACCCCGTGAAGGTCACCCGCTCGGCTCTCCAGAACGCATCCTCGATCGCGGCGATGATCCTCACCACGGACGCCGTCGTTGCCGACAAGCCCGAGAAGAAAGACACCCTCGGCGACATGGCCGGTGGAATGGGCGGCATGGGTGGAATGGGCGGCATGGACTACTAA
- a CDS encoding PBECR4 domain-containing protein, translating into MDILSRAAEAFNRLLSISYSFFIVDKGCKSEIILNFAAGDFLHLSGIHYLAGNMYRDKKRFFEDALRGRILYSDLWKTAQKSNMPVPYDIESRISLLTDLENFLELPLEKLKIQRHANARSKIKADYMFYQYRSFEPLEISYAFTIKRNPGETYCCNSLFTSPDNSYISRKSCIIEKRERHGPRL; encoded by the coding sequence ATGGATATCTTATCTCGGGCCGCAGAAGCATTTAATAGACTTTTGTCAATATCATATTCTTTCTTCATTGTAGATAAGGGCTGTAAATCAGAAATAATCCTGAATTTTGCCGCCGGTGATTTTTTGCATCTCAGCGGAATCCATTATCTGGCGGGCAACATGTACAGAGACAAGAAAAGATTTTTTGAGGATGCCCTGCGGGGACGGATTCTATACAGCGACCTTTGGAAAACGGCCCAAAAGAGTAATATGCCGGTCCCATACGACATAGAGAGCCGAATATCTCTGTTGACAGACCTCGAAAATTTTCTGGAACTGCCTCTTGAAAAACTCAAAATACAGAGACACGCAAACGCGCGCAGCAAAATAAAGGCCGATTACATGTTTTATCAGTACAGGTCGTTTGAACCGCTTGAGATATCGTACGCGTTTACCATAAAAAGGAATCCCGGAGAGACATATTGCTGTAATTCGTTGTTCACGTCGCCGGATAATTCCTATATCAGCCGCAAGAGCTGCATAATTGAAAAAAGAGAGCGGCATGGGCCGCGGCTGTAA
- a CDS encoding (2Fe-2S) ferredoxin domain-containing protein has translation MAIVRICIGTSCYLKGAYNVLQLFQHEIEARGLHDKIEISGSFCMGQCQNDVSVDVDGTVYNVSPETAYKFFEETIMPRL, from the coding sequence ATGGCCATAGTGAGAATATGTATCGGGACCTCCTGCTACCTCAAGGGAGCCTACAACGTGCTCCAGCTCTTTCAGCATGAGATCGAAGCGCGGGGACTGCACGACAAAATAGAGATCAGCGGCTCATTCTGCATGGGGCAGTGCCAGAACGACGTCTCCGTAGACGTGGACGGGACCGTCTACAATGTTTCGCCGGAGACCGCGTATAAATTCTTTGAGGAGACGATAATGCCGCGCCTGTGA